A window of Ranitomeya variabilis isolate aRanVar5 chromosome 2, aRanVar5.hap1, whole genome shotgun sequence contains these coding sequences:
- the RTN3 gene encoding reticulon-3 isoform X1 codes for MSETGGHQSSHISSSSVGEKGGSCAELHPKLPSPESPGSPFEMIANSSGFEFKDCEDKAISHGLSQVSAQRPFYDQSPDAEPFLAGYRNPGFSDNEQFIRKSCMQNVITHRPEDFESGHLGTVEAPIKASDHRITFLHEGIEKICKASKNDSCVEHKVDTCEDLGTVKNEDGSYDSKTDLRWPDVEEDLDSSGESDDTVIDAGWRVKASVTDQREHAEDGWVELGEAQHGNGLRREDLTKSENVIINSKTLSLTSSVSEKPSSAISKTPDSPHSEGFVDLAETCFNDPHSGTAHQSEPIEDKVQESLTIEALKALAAGEQDWNLESRESSPEILSPHVSSFQKRLDQELHLESTIGITTIKVHDLLFWRDVKKSGMVFGGTMVLLLSLAAFSIISVISYLILSLLTVTISFRIYKSVMQAVQKSDEGHPFKSLLDKDITLSSESLQKKANASLAHVNSALKYIVRLFLVEDLIDSLKFALLMWLMTYVGAVFNGITLLILGVLIAFTAPIVYEKYKVQIDHYVSLVHSHVKSITEKIQAKLPAALKKKTE; via the exons AACTTCATCCTAAGCTCCCGAGTCCAGAATCTCCTGGGTCTCCTTTTGAAATGATTGCCAACAGCTCAGGCTTTGAGTTCAAGGACTGTGAAGACAAAGCTATTAGCCATGGACTTTCACAAGTTTCTGCCCAAAGGCCCTTCTATGACCAGTCTCCTGATGCCGAACCATTCTTAGCTGGGTACAGAAACCCAGGTTTTTCTGATAACGAACAATTTATTAGGAAGTCTTGCATGCAGAATGTCATAACACACAGGCCAGAGGACTTTGAGTCTGGACATTTGGGTACTGTTGAAGCGCCTATTAAGGCATCCGACCATCGGATTACATTTTTGCACGAGGGCATAGAAAAAATTTGCAAAGCATCAAAAAATGATAGCTGTGTGGAACACAAGGTGGACACATGTGAAGATCTCGGTACTGTAAAAAATGAAGATGGGTCTTACGATTCAAAAACTGATCTTCGGTGGCCAGATGTAGAGGAAGACCTGGATAGCTCTGGAGAGTCTGACGACACAGTTATAGATGCCGGATGGAGAGTAAAAGCTTCAGTGACAGATCAAAGGGAACATGCCGAGGATGGCTGGGTTGAACTTGGTGAGGCACAACATGGGAACGGACTTAGAAGAGAAGACCTAACAAAATCTGAGAATGTGATCATCAATTCCAAAACATTATCTTTAACCAGCAGTGTTTCTGAGAAGCCCAGCAGCGCTATTTCTAAGACCCCAGACTCCCCACATAGTGAAGGTTTTGTTGACCTGGCAGAAACGTGTTTTAATGACCCTCATTCAGGAACAGCACACCAGTCTGAGCCCATAGAAGACAAAGTGCAGGAAAGTTTGACAATTGAAGCACTTAAAGCATTGGCTGCTGGGGAGCAAGACTGGAACTTGGAAAGTCGCGAGTCATCTCCAGAAATCCTGTCTCCTCATGTTTCCAGCTTTCAGAAAAGACTAGATCAAGAACTCCACCTCGAATCTACTATTGGCATTACAACTATCAAAG TTCATGACTTGCTTTTCTGGAGGGATGTGAAGAAATCTGGAATGGTCTTCGGAGGGACGATGGTTCTGCTCTTGTCGCTCGCAGCCTTCAGCATCATTAGTGTTATTTCCTATCTGATTCTATCCCTGCTGACCGTCACTATTAGCTTCCGCATCTATAAGTCTGTTATGCAAGCCGTCCAGAAGTCTGATGAAGGACATCCTTTCAA ATCTCTGCTCGACAAGGATATCACATTGTCTTCGGAAAGCCTTCAGAAAAAAGCTAATGCATCTCTTGCTCACGTCAACAGCGCCCTGAAGTACATCGTGAGGCTCTTCCTTGTGGAGGACCTTATAGATTCGCTCAAG TTTGCCCTTCTTATGTGGCTGATGACCTACGTTGGAGCGGTGTTTAACGGGATCACACTTCTCATTCTTG GAGTCCTGATTGCATTCACTGCTCCGATTGTCTATGAGAAATACAAG GTACAGATTGATCATTATGTATCTCTGGTACACAGCCATGTGAAGTCGATAACTGAGAA GATTCAGGCAAAACTTCCAGCAGCGCTGAAGAAGAAAACAGAGTGA